From a region of the Besnoitia besnoiti strain Bb-Ger1 chromosome I, whole genome shotgun sequence genome:
- a CDS encoding hypothetical protein (encoded by transcript BESB_010470): MDVPSARREETDTNSAQNLQLENSADAEEAEVPASLRSFESERREGAVGADEPENHEILVRRSESRASSEGRVVKEEGTAQERPAAAGRVSGRALVRQLIGAVLAIPLVRRIRSRAQPPEAPQAATARAGADEADAASAPSKGGKQD, encoded by the exons ATGGACGTCCCGAGCGCTCGACGCGAGGAAACCGATACAAACTCCGCGCAAAATTTGCAGTTAGAGAACTCCGCCGACGC ggaggaggcggaggttCCGGCCTCCCTCCGCTCGTTCGAAAGCGAACGGCGCGAGGGTGCGGTTGGAGCTGATGAACCCGAAAATCACGAAATCTTAGTTCGAAGAtccgagagccgcgcgagttCTGAGGGCAGAGTGGTCAAGGAAGAGGGCACCGCGCAGGaaaggcctgcggcggctggccGCGTATCCGGACGGGCTCTGGTGCGGCAACTCATAGGTGCAGTCCTCGCCATCCCTTTAGT GCGCAGAATCCGCTCGAGGGCCCAGCCCCCCGAAGccccgcaggccgcgaccgccagggctggcgcagacgaggcggacgcagcgTCGGCGCCATCCAAGGGAGGGAAACAAGATTAA
- a CDS encoding hypothetical protein (encoded by transcript BESB_010480) → MFLASFFDGGRPPPEPPSSQSDAFSSSSSYSFSPSSSSSSSSSSHSSSSPPFSSSSSSSSSSLFSGLGFRASSQPPWRDLQDALRRQLRQQTGPSTSSAFVSTSYSSFLSSSSSSPQTDLTPSGSLAPHTSAPWLELQHALRHKLPQGGDAASPSSHPAPLTRSGEPSFASPSCSSSSPPAASSAAAAAGGPEDQHRRPPADAEVAAPLYPSPEDGFGSAVSSFASSSSFFVESATPAAAGRRGASAKERGSPLSAAHATERETKTQGAAPPSPAPASASARERRQPERRGDSAASHPCSASASAPRPAFSPPRLFPVAASAPPAAAPPQEPGGRSFAAALDSLTVEPSASPQRSLFAPTKLLQQVTARSLPSTCDLLLGDGSGGGAEREARALRGGGRDVAEAATHSTGERTDFAQGLQAQRQGVGPPEARAKAAQAARPENADEREEGAETQRGSGLIGNAPRADTVLHLPAKSATHLRFLTAKTRLEPWLPYRLSAAQLAASGLLPDPARWRETAPRLASWLASRLATHAPRGGDEEARLRAWLCPAASVAHSAPRPRRESERDCVFADASTQSAAPPTARPGACSGSEAKMRAESSALAELAELREAVREQTLQHLGQGARENRLEELLTRGRARVDALLCDERDRLRRLLQDREGEGASEGGEREKSGGLVRATADALAQVADLGMKLRRVQVAALDSRQRAGDAEEATREDADDAEAKPQRTEAGAEEEALVAQLVSRLEDVALLEMKEKFIVQLIDLLELTDGARGLIDRLALLSSPAPPASSPLDSPPSSRLFLSEAGRLLFLLTRIAETCQRGALPPFTRRHAQERLAALLRLAFSTFVTRARASLKAIAWGLTAPPQPVGGARSGKRSSEDANQRARDGEDAGESGTPFSALFLTLGGLFALQQLELTCLKSQEKRRTTSRKAAATGDPSSARGEAENRERMNFDSAAETANAVAAHLERMWPVQALAAPLVTAFKFHFCREGGGPLARLDKPEWAREFVVHQLERHEDLLYDPEGVAWVEGEDGRLAHILEEAEDVSARGSPAARVAAFLLSFGGGAGSLAGCVDDDAASSAPPPPLPLTAESRDSIEGPREAVKHREAQGLKILEVAACSMAVHMDPLEGLQLVLADAFRQFLLDRMPLLVFAPVAADSPPESAPLPQPAAEAAPPSRLASALSAAGGRSTERGQGSDGGGAGNLAGAGGEQDISGTASSQRAPSAHVRVEVAAPDSGSASLFLFHLQQALDLSALWKEQGSVKAASVVMRDFDRNSRVFPPGCRRAPRRRIRRKTARKRADGGGTTAGELRDKGQREQEDRQHGKRAKPFENEGRDSEEAGKAQAAAAPDEAADVEDRRAGGRGRRRTDAREEAQPRGGFSLLRGLVTAALCEDEDEEGEGNLSEGERLWNLGRDERRPSRGREGARSLRNERRKHSAGAQRNHDGAESGADSLCEASDGDGSSSAVETDGERSQEAEVEEDDGGEEEGDWLALGFFDREKTSEASPGPVGMLDFWITLDSAFLLREADRLIAAGATTQPHALASLLQHSRDLQTHLSYSNELVVAAVALFEAALPRVGALSNDGAIERFYKGVFSDPLRRLTEALKSGWNSLDTLAASPALCGMLLESTNALCLYLSPQECMREANQENAETKEEPSFFLLRAFFRRFLPSEVEALDTMRSRMEAFLLLEVSEHVETAARRVAKAPAPVDAALELLSALTAPLHPFLQRDLRLRALAQVDRRLFTEAMAAVPAGGRDTRILLGENCMHARTEACRLFPDLTSQGDELLPRTYAAAKVLLDPSAGWLDASQKERIEMHTQALACASSDAETEALRRAGTSERAAETAVGGERATRREHTRGERAEENLGHKLKFFINPLARVQHAAGALWQMAAVDDVAGSEGETPKDGGDAVEQMRSRSVQILEETLNLPRGVLAPQELLQLASLHAPTAR, encoded by the exons ATGTTTCTGGCGTCCTTTTTCGACGGAGGCCGACCCCCTCCCGAGCCTCCCTCTTCTCAGTCGGatgctttttcttcctcttcttcttactctttttctccctcttcctcctcctcttcctcctcttcttcccattcttcttcctctcctcctttttcctcttcttcctcctcctcttcgtcttcgttgtTCTCGGGGCTCGGGTTCAGGGCTTCGTCTCAGCCGCCGTGGCGCGACCTGCAGGACGCActtcgccggcagctgcgtcaACAGACAGGGCCGTCGACTTCTTCCGCATTCGTCTCCACGTCGTACTCCTCGTTcttgtcttcctcttcttcgtctccgcagaCGGACTTGACGCCGTCTGGCTCTCTCGCTCCGCATACCAGCGCCCCCTGGCtggagctgcagcacgcgctACGGCACAAGCTGCctcagggcggcgacgctgcgtcgccttcgtctcatCCGGCCCCCTTGACGCGCTCGGGGGAGCCGTCTTTCGCGTCACCTTCGtgctcttcgtcttcgcctcctgcggcttcttccgctgcggccgccgctggaggcccCGAGGACCAGCatcggcgcccgccggcggatgctgaggtcgcggcgcctctctaTCCCTCGCCTGAGGACGGCTTCGGCTCTGCTGTgtcgtccttcgcctcttcgtcttcgttctTCGTGGAGAGCGCTACCCCAGCGGCAgcagggcgccgaggcgcgtccgcaaaagagagaggaagcccCTTATCTGCAGCACACGCGACCGAGAGGGAAACCAAGACTcagggcgcagcgcctccctcgcccgcTCCGGCCTCAGcatccgcgcgcgagcggcggcagcctgagcgccgcggcgactccgcggcATCTCACCCGTGCTCCGCGTCCGCATCTGCGCCTCGTCCTGCATTCTCaccgcctcgtctcttccCCGTTgctgcttccgcgcctcctgctgccgcgcctccgcaggagCCTGGAGGGCGGAGcttcgcagcggcgctcgacAGCCTGACGGTGGAgccttcggcgtctcccCAGCGAAGTCTCTTCGCGCCCACGAAGCTCCTCCAGCAAGTGACGGCGCGCAGTCTCCCGTCGACCTGCGATTTGCTGCttggcgacggcagcgggggcggcgcagagagagaagcgcgagcgctgcgcggaggcgggcgggacgtcgccgaggccgcgacaCACTCGACAGGCGAGAGAACAGACTTCGCGCAGGGGctccaggcgcagaggcaggggGTCGGCCCGcccgaggcgagggcgaaggcagcgcaggcggcaaGGCCAGAGAATGCggacgagcgcgaagagggcgcagagacgcagcggggGAGTGGCCTTATCGGGAACGCACCGCGCGCGGACACGGTGCTCCATTTGCCGGCAAAAAGCGCGACGCACCTGCGTTTCTTGACCGCGAAAACACGCCTAGAACCGTGGCTTCCATaccgcctctctgcagcgcagctTGCGGCTTCTGGCCTTCTGCCCGATCCCGCGCGATGGCGGGagaccgcgccgcgcctggctTCTTGGCTTGCGAGCCGGCTCGCGACGCACGCCCCgaggggcggagacgaagaggcgcgtctgcgagcGTGGCTCTGtcctgccgcctccgtcgcgcacagcgcgccgcgtcctcgcagagaaagcgagagagactgcgtcttcgccgacgcAAGCACgcagtccgcggcgccgccgacagcTCGCCCcggggcctgcagcggctcAGAAGCGAAGATGCGCGCCGAGTCGAGCGCCCTCGCAGagctcgcggagctgcgcgaggctgtCCGCGAAcagacgctgcagcatcTGGGGcagggcgcgagagaaaacagactcgaggagctgctcaCGCGAGGTCGGGCGCGCGTTGACGCGTTGCTCTGCGATGAGCGCGAcaggctccgccgcctgctgcaggaTCGAGAGGGCGAGGGTGCGTCCGAGGGGGGAGAAAGGGAGAAGAGTGGCGGCCTTGtgcgcgcgacagccgacGCACTCGCACAGGTCGCCGATCTGGGAATGAAACTGCGGCGTGTCCAGGTTGCGGCGCTCGACTCCAGGCAgagggcgggcgacgcagaggaggcgacgcgcgaagacgcggatgATGCGGAAGCAAAGCCGCAACGaacagaggcaggcgcggaagaagaggcgcttGTTGCCCAGCTCGTCAGCCGACTCGAGGACGTGGCGCTTCTGGAGATGAAGGAGAAGTTCATCGTCCAGCTCATCGACCTCCTCGAG CTcaccgacggcgcgcgcggtctcatcgaccgcctcgcccttctctcgtctccagcgccgcctgcttcgtctcctctcgattctccgccgtcttctcgtTTGTTTCTGTCTGAGGCTGGCCGTCTGCTGTTTCTCTTGACGCGGATCGCCGAGACCTGCCAGCGGGGCGCTCTGCCGCCTTTCACtcggcgccacgcgcaggagcggctcgcggcgctccttcgcctcgcatTTTCGACTTTCGtaactcgcgcgcgcgcctcgctgaagGCCATCGCATGGGGCTTGACGGCCCCCCCGCAGCCTGTTGGCGGTGCGCGATCGGGAAAGAGATcgagcgaggacgcgaatcagagagcgcgagacggcgaagacgcgggggAGAGCGGCACGCCTTTCTCCGCGCTATTCCTGACGCTCGGGggcctcttcgctctgcagcagcttgagCTGACTTGTCTGAAGAGccaagaaaagagaaggacgacgagcAGGAAGGCTGCCGCGACTGGTGACCCTTCCAGCGCAcgtggagaggcggagaaccGCGAACGGATGAATTTTGACAGTGCAGCCGAAACTGCAAATGCGGTCGCCGCACACCTTGAGCGCATGTGGCCTGTACAAGCGCTTGCAGCTCCACTCGTCACGGCCTTCAAATTCCACTTCTGCAG AGAGGGCGGGGGGCCGCTGGCGCGACTGGATAAGCCTGAGTGGGCGCGCGAGTTCGTGGTTCACCAACTCGAGCGCCACGAGGATTTGCTCTACGACCCCGAGGGAGTTGCGTGGgtggagggcgaagacggcaGACTCGCGCACATTttggaggaggcggaggacgtctccgcccgcggctcgccggccgcccgcgtcgcggcgtttCTGCTGTCGttcgggggcggcgcggggagcctcgcgggctgcgtggatgacgacgcggcgtcgtctgcgccacctcctccgctgccgctcaCCGCAGAGTCTCGCGACTCGATCGAGGGCCCTAGGGAGGCGGTGAAACACCGAGAAGCACAGGGACTGAAGATTCTCGAGGTCGCCGCGTGCTCCATGGCTGTCCACATGGATCCGCTCGAAGGCCTCCAGCTCGTTCTCGCCGACGCGTTTCGACAGTTCCTCTTGGACCGCATGccgcttctcgtcttcgcgccgGTGGCTGCGGACTCGCCACCcgagtctgcgccgctcccgcagcctgctgcagaggctgcgccgccctcccgaCTCGCTTCAGCGCTGAgtgcggcgggcgggcggtCGACGGAGAGGGGGcagggcagcgacggcggcggcgctggaaatctcgccggcgcggggggagaaCAAGACATTTCTGGGACTGCCTCttcgcagcgagcgccttctgcgcacgTGCGAGTGGAGGTCGCGGCCCCCGACAGTGGCTCAGCCTCGCTCTTTCTTTTCCATCTTCAACAAGCGCTCGATCTCTCGGCGTTATGGAAGGAGCAAGGCAGCGTCAAGGCGGCGAGCGTCGTCATGCGCGACTTTGACCGGAACTCCCGGGTGTTCCCTCCTggctgcaggcgggcgcctcgccggagAATCCGCCGCAAGACTGCACGAAAGCGCGCGGACGGAGGGGGGACGACTGCGGGCGAGCTCAGAGACAAAGGGCAGCGGGAACAAGAAGACAGACAACATGGCAAGCGCGCGAAACCGTTCGAAAACGAAGGAAGAGACTCCGAAGAAGCAGGCAAGGCtcaggcagccgcagcgccggacGAAGCAGCTGACGTCGAGGacaggcgcgccggaggacgaggcaggcgacgaacggacgcgcgagaagaggcgcagccgcgcggcgggttTTCGCTcttgcgcggcctcgtcacAGCGGCCCTGTGTGAAGACGAAGAtgaagagggcgaaggaaACCTCTCAGAGGGCGAGCGTCTCTGGAATCTCGGTCGCGACGAGCGGCGTCCCTCCAGAGGCcgggaaggcgcgcgcagcctgaggaacgagagaaggaaacacTCCGCTGGCGCCCAACGAAAccacgacggcgcagaaagTGGAGCTGACTCTCTCTGTGAGGccagcgacggagacggcagcagcagcgccgtcgaGACAGACGGCGAACGAAGCCAAGAAGCAGAGGtagaggaagacgacggaggcgaagaggagggggaCTGGCTCGCCTTAGGGTTCTTTGACAGAGAAAAGACCTCAGAGGCGTCGCCGGGCCCGGTGGGAATGCTTGACTTTTGGATTACGCTCGACTCTGCATTTCTGCTGCGGGAGGCTGACCGACTCATCGCCGCTGGAGCCACGACGCAGCCccacgcgctcgccagccttCTACAGCACTCGCGCGACCTTCAGACGCACCTTTCCTATTCCAA CGAGTTGGTTGTggcggcggtggcgctcTTCGAAGCCGCGTTgcctcgcgtcggcgcgctgtCCAACGACGGGGCGATTGAACGTTTCTACA AGGGCGTCTTCAGCGacccgctgcggcgcctgacGGAGGCCCTGAAGTCGGGCTGGAACAGCCTTGATaccctcgcggcgtcgccagctCTCTGCGGGATGCTCCTGGAGTCGACGAACGCTTTGTGTCTCTACTTGAGTCCTCAAGAGTGCATGCGAGAAGCAAATCAAGAGAATGCCGAGACGAAGGAGGAGCCCAGCTTTTTCCTCTTGCGCGCCTTtttccgccgcttcctcccctCC GAAGTCGAGGCGTTGGACACAATGAGAAGCCGAATGGAggcgtttcttctcctcgaggTCTCTGAACACGTCGAG ACGGCCGCACGCCGCGTCGCGAAGGCTCCGGCCCCCGTCGACGCTGCTCTCGAACTTCTCTCAG CGTTGACAGCTCCTCTGCATCCGTTTCTGCAGAGGGActtgcgccttcgcgcgctcgcccagGTTGACCGGCGTCTCTTCACAGAGGCCATGGCGGCTGTTCCCGCAGGAGGGCGCGACACCCGAATTCTCCTCGGTGAAAACTG catgcatgcgcggacTGAGGCCTGCCGTTTGTTCCCTGACCTCACATCGCAAGGAGACGAACTGCTGCCGCGCACCTAC GCTGCAGCCAAGGTTCTCTTGGATCCTTCGGCAGGCTGGCTAGACGCGAGCCAGAAGGAGCGAATCGAAATGCATACGCAAGCACttgcctgcgcgtcgtccgACGCGGAAACTGAGGCCCTGCGAAGGGCAGGGACGTCCgaacgcgccgcggagacggctgtgggcggggagagggcgactcgccgcgagcacacgagaggagagagagcggaggaaaaCCTGGGGCATAAGCTGAAATTCTTCATCAATCCTCTAGC GCGCGTGCAGCATGCGGCAGGGGCTCTTTGGCAGATGGCGGCCGTCGACGATGTTGcgggaagcgaaggcgaaacacccaaagacggcggagacgcagttGAACAGATGCGCTCGAGAAGCGTTCAAATtctcgaggagacgctgaaCCTT ccccgcggcgtcctcgcgccgcaaGAACTTCTCCAACTTGCTAGCCTACATGCACCAACAGCGCGGtga
- a CDS encoding LNS2 (Lipin/Ned1/Smp2) protein (encoded by transcript BESB_010490), giving the protein MWGKIVSSVSNALDFNQATLSGCIDIICVRSTQDNKLRSTPFHVRFGKAKLLRSREKTVTVTVNGQLTSLRMKLGAAGEAYFVHEDESDADDEDEAASPIVSPRSNASGDGDKSGAQSDAAGASPAHAKLGASTDERDGVVTNETSTEIFCRDAAPPQPLGAGPPGGAASPASGEPEPKAPSGDAARAGEEFATGESQLPVPRYSSGDPEQDRARLLLGDGVGGVGAGAGVSPETQKTRDFPEDEQFGAGPATNSAAAADTAAGAASGVSFSLCGHMLTGRITEEQHDNDVFNANVVSWEAFDHNPALWYHPSLVARFDDKPPYYPGKVALPLLACWLVFNRPLSLESLSQLMNAEISANFPQSNFSSALSSASRWIFGGGRSSSAAKPALLGPAPAPKKSDGAPGAEAGKRGEDVPLGRGKSVVVGSRDPIAQATVAAATAVAIAEEEAGVSPPDDEGDWRREGRSTLANSASFHSELGSTGPSLVSCAACTPRRLRRSLRPTPDQLDSLNLKPGANSICFTVSSSLQGTKSVMGTIYLWPQYPKIVISDVDGTITRSDVLGQLMPIVGRDWSHDGVAELFTKIKKAGYLILYLTARAIGQADATRDYLFGLTQQQTNKLPDGPLILSPDRLFPSFKREVIERKPYIFKIAALRDIRSLFPPEYNPFYAGFGNRDSDHRAYVHVGVAEAKVFIIDPSGAIHHINNSTYARTYETMSEIADFMFPPLPRPDGRLPSEARVEEEEAEEEQVRERKRLVFTLHIDDEQIHPVGLCNMICANAARALPILD; this is encoded by the exons aTGTGGGGGAAGATCGTGTCCAGCGTCTCGAACGCGCTGGACTTCAATCAGGCGACGCTTTCGGGGTGCATTGACATCATCTGCGTCCGCTCGACGCAGGACAACAAGCTACGCAGCACGCCGTTCCACGTTCGCTTCGGCAAGGCCAAGCTCCTCAGATCCCGCGAGAAAACTGTCACAGTGACTGTCAACGGCCAGTTGACCAGCCTCCGCATGAAGctcggcgcagccggcgaggccTACTTCGTCCACGAAGACGAGAgtgacgccgacgacgaagacgaagccgCTAGCCCCATCGTCTCCCCGCGCTCAaacgccagcggcgacggcgacaagtctggcgcgcagagcgacgcggcgggcgcctcgcccgcacACGCGAAGCTTGGCGCCTCGACTGACGAGCGAGATGGGGTCGTCACGAACGAAACGAGCACCGAGATCTtctgccgcgacgcagcgccgccgcagccgctcggcgcagggccccccggcggcgccgcgtcgcccgcgagcggagagCCAGAGCCCAAGGCGCCctcgggcgacgcggcgcgtgctGGGGAAGAGTTCGCGACGGGAGAGTCTCAGCTGCCGGTGCCGCGTTACTCCTCGGGCGACCCTGAGCAGGATCGCGCGCGACTCTTGctgggcgacggcgtgggcggcgtgggcgctggcgcggggGTCTCtccggagacgcagaagacccGCGACTTCCCCGAAGACGAGCAGTTCGGCGCAGGCCCCGCAACCaacagcgccgccgccgcagacaccgcggccggcgccgcgtcgggcgtcagcttctcgctctgcggccACATGCTCACGGGACGAATCACGGAGGAGCAACACGACAACGACGTCTTCAACGCGAACGTG GTTTCGTGGGAGGCGTTTGATCACAACCCTGCGCTGTGGTATCACCCTTCGCTAGTTGCGCGTTTCGACGACAAGCCCCCGTACTACCCCGGCAAGGTGGCGCTGCCGTTGCTCGCCTGCTGGCTGGTTTTTAACcggccgctgtcgctggAGAGTCTGTCGCAGCTGATGAACGCAGAGATCTCCGCGAACTTCCCGCAGTCGAACTTCAGCAGCGCGCTATCCTCGGCTTCGCGCTGGATTttcggcggagggcgcagctcgagcgcggcgaaacCCGCGCTGCTGGGCCCCGCTCCCGCGCCCAAGAAGtccgacggcgcgccggggGCAGAGGCTGgcaagcgcggcgaggacgtcCCTCTCGGCCGCGGCAAGTCGGTCGTCGTCGGCTCTCGGGACCCCATCGCGCAGGccaccgtcgccgccgcgaccgcggtcgcgatcgcagaagaagaggcgggcgtctcgccacctgacgacgagggcgactggaggagagaaggccgcTCGACGCTCGCGAATAGCGCGAGCTTCCACAGCGAACTCGGCTCAACGGGCCCCAGCCTCGTTTCCTGCGCAGCGTgcactccgcgccgcctccgcaggtcGCTTAGACCCACCCCCGACCAGTTG GACTCGCTCAACTTGAAGCCTGGAGCCAACTCGATCTGCTTCACAGTCAGCTCCTCGCTGCAGGGAACGAAGAGCGTGATGGGCACGATTTATCTCTGGCCGCAGTACCCGAAAATCGTCATCTCCGATGTCGACGGCACGATTACGAG gtcTGACGTGCTCGGTCAGCTAATGCCGATCGTAGGGCGCGACTGGTCTCacgacggcgtcgcggagctcTTCACGAAGATCAAGAAAGCGGGTTATCTGATTCTCTACCTCACTGCGCGCGCGATTGGTCAGGCCGATGCCACCCGCGACTACCTCTTCGGCctcacgcagcagcagaccaACAAGCTTCCAG ATGGCCCCCTCATTTTGTCTCCGGATCGCCTGTTCCCCTCCTTCAAGCGCGAAGTCATCGAGAGAAAGCCGTACATTTTCAAGATTGCCGCGCTTCGCGACATTCGAAGCCTCTTCCCGCCGGAGTACAACCCCTTCTACGCGGGTTTCGGCAACCGGGACTCG GATCACCGCGCGTACGTGCATGTCGgagtcgcggaggcgaaggtcTTCATCATCGATCCGTCTGGCGCTATACACCACATCAACAACTCGACTTACGCGCGAAC gtACGAGACGATGTCGGAGATCGCGGACTTCATGTTCCCGCCGCTGCCACGACCGGACGGGCGGCTGCCGtctgaggcgcgcgtcgaggaagaggaggctgaagaggaacaggtgcgagagaggaagcggctTGTGTTCACGCTTCACATTGATGATGAGCAAATTCACCCTGTGGGTCTCTGTAACATGATATGCGCGAatgccgctcgcgccttgcCCATTCTCGACTGA